GTCGGTATTGAGAGGGACTCGGGCCCCGAAGCCAAAATAACGTTGGGCGTTGACATTCCATTTATCCTGTAAGTTAAGGAATACTGTCACGAGGTACTGATTTTAAGAAATAGGAATTGCTatagttctaatattatgCAATATGCCCTTCGCGAAGTAAACTCATGAATAGGCTTCGTCAGAACCCAATACAACCCGGACCCAACCCAAACTGGGTTTTAGATCTAACACAGGATTTAAACCCTAATAGGTAATCTATTAGATTCTTAAATACTTCACGCTCGCACGCAGCCGGAATGCCGATCAACTGTTTTCGTTCCCTGGGAATTAGGGTTTCATTGTCCCGGGCAGCGACATCGACCTGCTGTTGTATACTTTAGGAACACGCCAGGTGAACTTCATGTTTGCGGTACCTCTTCGTCACTGGCTGTAATAAAGTAAGTGTCAAGTATCACCCCGCGAGATCGAAGAGGTCGTCAGATCGCACAAGGCTGTCAatgatgccgccgccgtggcgctcgagctggaggatggCAACGAGCTTCCCACTGCGTTTGTCGTTCTAGAAAATGGGGTCATCGCTGACCTGTCGCGTCTCCTGGACGATATCGGCACGTTCGTGGAAAAGCACGTTAACCCATACAAGAAGCTCCGTGGTGGCGTGCATGTCGTGGACGAGATTCCCAAGAACGCCATGGGCAAGGTGCAGAGACTCAGGCAGAAGACCGCACAAACAAAGCTGTGAAAGGTCTCGCAATTCAATCTACCAAGAAGATAATTACAGTTTCGGTGCTTTGGACTTTGCTGCAATCGAGCGAGCCATCTTATACCACCGACCATCCAGCGTCGACTTTTCCACCCCGGTGAGACTGTCCCAGCGTTTCTCGAACTGCTCATCCATCTGTAACATCGACGGCACCTGCTGTCCTAACCACTCTACAGCAGCCATCGCAGTAAGCtcgaccatctccatcgGCAGGAGATGTCCGCCATTGGGAATAGTGACATGGCCAACCCCTCCAGTCCGGGCTCCCCCATTACCCCCAACCCCCGTGCCTGTGCGCTCCAATCTcagctcctgcagctccgACGTCCCCAAGTGACTCGCGCCGCCGATAATGTAAAGCGCCGTCGGCCGCAATGCCGGTAGACTCTGGCACACGAAATCCACGCCGGGGTTATAGCCGACGCTATCCGGAGCTAGTCTGCTCGGGTCGAGATCGGGGTAGGCGAGTTTGTCACGCTGTATCTCGTAAAAAGGACGCAGATATGTAAGAACCTCTTGGGACTTTGTAGTCGTCAGCGTCACTGCCCCAGGCTGGGTATGGAGAGGAGTAGGAGTATCGCGCAGCCCGTGTTTGATCCACCGGTCGAAAACCCGAGGATCCCAACGGCGGTAAAAGGGGTTCTGCATCATGGCCGCCCTGGCTGCTTCACGAGATGGCCATAGATCTCTCCGGAACGTGGACGCTTTGATCGTGGCCAGGGCGCCCTGGCTGATGGCGATGGGTGCCATTGGGGGCTCAATGAGGCCTAGGGACTGGAGGAGCCGGGGATGCAGCATAGACAGGGCAATTCTGTAGACAGTATTAGATAGGAATAATGTTGAATATAGGGAATGTGGAAATACAGCTGAACTGCTCCCACGCTGTGTCCAATCCCGACAATAGGTCTGGGCAGCTGTTCACGAAACTCGTTAATCATCAACAAGAGATCGCGAGCGTGATCCAAAGCCGACGCTAAAAGAGTATATATCAGTGCCCGATTTCATCGCGATAGATAGATGCCTGTTCTCACGGTCATTCCCGAGCTTGGTTTCATTTACTACGCCGCTCTGGCCTTGATGGGCGACATCAGCGATCCAAATTCCGCGGATCGCAATTCCTTTCGCATTCAAGCGATGGCTTATTTCCTCCCAGAGGGGCTCGTATAGCTCCTTCGGGAACCCATTCGCATGGGCACCGATGATACTCAGATCCCCCGGTTTAGGGCTGGGGTTACTGCGAGGCACGTATTGTTTCACGGCCAACTGGAGAACATCTTCCTGTCTTCCCGCTGTCGCCGCGGGATGCTCTCGGATATGTTGCGCATTGACAGAGTGTTCAGTTACATGGAATACAGAGGATACCATGATGAAGGTAGTTGTTAATTCCCTTCGTTCATTTTCGTCTTTAAGAGCGGGGTGCCTTATAGCAAAAATATCGTCCCCGAGGATGAACCCCCTGAACCTCGgttatacttttataaaactGAGATGAGGACATATCCACTGAACGCGTTCCCTCTGTATTGTAAGGCCTGTCCCAGTGATGTATGAGGATCTAGTACATGGATTTTGGGTGGCAACTTGGCAATAACCCTACTGTAGATCGTTCGTCAGTGGCAGCAAACCCGTCGACAATCAGCACCCTATGGTCGACGCCTAGTTACTGAGCGATGAAGCACCGTAGCATCGTCCGACGACCGTGTAGTGCATCAGGTACTCTCTTCCATACTACTAGATCTTTCAGAAGATGCCCCGTACATGGTCCAGATGTCGGCCGTGGAAGGGTTAGATCATCGATATTGTCCTCGGCTTTAAGTCATTCAATTAGATACACTCGGTTCAGCATGTTATGGTGCTCACATCCTATATATTCCTTCGAGCAGGGCATGTCCGTAATTTCAGCACGATTTAATTAAGCATCGGCCGAAGGGTATTAAAAGGCACTTGGAAGGCACAGAATCCCGCgagttaaataatatctcACTACATACAGAACACGGCACTAGGACATTATAAACAGAATAAATTCTTCTCTCAAAGCATACCAAGAAGACCAGCCGCCAGAACCGGTGCAGCCGTCACCATCGCCTGCAGAGGCCCAGCAAACCCAGCCCCTCCCTCCGGTGTCTCAGTCGCTTCAGGCTCATTAAACTTCTCCACGCCTCCGGTAACCTCAAGCGCAGCATACGTCGGCACACTCTCCCACGAAGTCTCGGTGCTGTAGCTGGTGGAAGTCTCCGCGCCGTCCGCAGAGCCCGAGTAGCTCATGCTGTACGTGCAGGTCGCGCTGAGCGTGTAGTTCTGGTAGGCGCAGTTGTAGTCGAGCGTCGCCGTGACAGGCGGCTCCCAGTCGAAGGCCGTGTACTCGGCGTACCAGCTGAAAGATGAGATGCCCTGGGTCATGGTCCAGGGGTCATTGATGGAGCAGGACTTCGTGGCGGCGCCCTCGAGGCaggagatggcgaggacggTTTCCACGGCGTTGACATCAACGACGGAGGCGGCGATGGATGTGTAGGAAGGGATCAAAGGGAGAGagtcatcatcgtcggtgTTCTCCCATTCTCCACCGCCGAAGTAGCCCACAGTTGTCGTGGCGTCgtcggcggcagcagcgagGGCCGTGAAGGCCAGGGTCAGAAGTACAGCGCGCATTGTCTGGACGTTGGAACGGGTTTTTATCAGGATTTAAGAAAAGAGAGTTGCAATTATTTTCTGCTGGGACGAACAGGGCCCTGGGGTTCCATGGTATTTATCCCCACCGGTAGCGAACGACGGGGCAGAGGCAAATGGGCCTCGATTGCACGAGTCGGTATTGCAACGAAACCTAGCCTATTGCAAGCCTCGATCCCCCAACGCTCATCGGTAGCGTGTTGTCGACTCTGCTAGCCTGCGAGCTTGTGATGTTAGCGGTTAGCCTCAGTTGGGGACCAAGTCCATAGTGCGGCTCTAAGCGCCGTGCACACTCAGGTTCCCCATCCGACTCTCCGCCATTGGTGGAACGGGGCTTTGTATTCCAAAAAGCTGTCAAGCGAGATTAGTGAACCAACGAGAGCAAGGATCTTTGAGTCATATGAATGACTGTAATTGAAGCCATCATGGGGGGCGAGGGTCTCCGGGACCTTGGCACTTAGGGCTTCAAAGTTTATAAACAGATTGAGATACATCCACCACAGGCAATCCAAGGCGGAAATGCAGATTCATCCATTTTCTTTTATCATCTTGTTCCAGAATCCTTGTAAAGTTGGCGGTGCTAACCAAGAACGCATCTTATTACGTCTCTTGAGTTCATGCTCGCGCGATTGATAACGATGAATAGACTGTTGTAAGATATCCTAGTAGCCGTaaaggatgagaagatcaaggaaaAGATTTTACGAaagaataattttttataaagtcGGATTATCGAATAACAGGAAAGCTTGTCAAATATAGTTAGCACGCCACAGCGCAAATCATCCAGAACCTTTGAACCAGTATTTTTGACGGCTCTTTCATCATTCTACGATGGATTACCCTTAAGTCCTTTGGCTACGTAGCATGTTGCCTCCCACCGTCGTTACCCAGCACAGCCACGATGTTCATCGAGTAAATTGCTACTCCGACTTTCAATAGGCAGCCGTGCCCAGAATTATGCCTGGTGAGGTCTCCTTCGTAGGCGAATGGCGATCGGCAGCTGTACAGCCTCGCGATCCCGCCCATCACGGTCCGAGCCATTTCCAGTCCCAGACTCACCTTCGCTGTCCAAAGTCGCAAAGCCGCGCATCTGTCCACCCGCTCACTAAACGGGCACCTCCAAGCCAATCAATAATTTGTTTTTCTGACCGATCGGCAGCTTGTTCCCCAACCCGCAGAATGGCGGACAAGCTGTGGCTCTCGTGCAACGGGGCGATCTGCCTCGCCGTTCTCCGCCAATCAATCCACCCAAGCGTCGCAGACCGCACCATGTTAGCGcccagctgctgcggctcCAGCTCGCAAGGGCCAAAAAGCGAGATCGCGCCCAGCCTCGTTCTGACGTCCGACGTTGGACAGCTTTCGGCTCTCCTGGGGCAGCGGTGTGGACTGTTGTTATACCTAACAGGCACAAGCCCATTGTCGTCGCGcgaattttttttaaagatatctGCCTCGTGGACAACGCCATTCAAGCCCACGTTGCCAATATAGCGTCGCCGCAATGGATCGCGCTGTAGAAAGGACCCCGCCTTGGGTTCAGATATACCAGGACGTTGGTCCGGCCTCGACGTTCGCATCCGCATTTTGAGCTATCGGTTAACTGGCAAGTAGGCGACATCGACGCGTGGACGAATTGTGGGAGTGAAACGAGTATCGTGGAGGTACATACTATCGACCTCTGCACGACGGACATGATTGAAAATGCTGACCTTTTTCCGCCGCATAGAAAGAGAAAAGCGCCAACTTCATCATGTACGGCTGTCCACCTACCCATCAAAATTGCCGCGCTAACATTGATCGAATAGCTTCGTAAGGAGCGACATCGATGACCAGGACAAATCCTTCAAGCTCCGATTCCAAGAAGAATTCCGGCCAGTGCTAGACGCCGATATCAACGGGTCGTTCGACTGCCATTATGGATGCTCACAATCCCGAGTATGGCCAGAAGGTTCGCGCACGTCTGTTTCTTTACCCGTCGTGTTCGTCGTATCTAACATTGCATTAGTATCTTGGTCATGTTTCAAAGTGAAAGAAGTCAAAACAGCCGCAGACTATAGCTGGAAACAGCCAACCATCCACGTCCAGTGGAATGCAGAAACCGGCAGGCAAATTATCCACATCTTTGGTTTCAAACCAGACCAACAGGACGTCTTCATGAATAAACTCCCGACGGCGGCCGAGCGCAGGTGTAATCCGTTCTCCTTGCACGCTGCGTTCGCCCGGATAATCCTCGAACAGTATAACGATGcgttttggttgttgagagACCTGGTGCGGAACCACGAAAAGGTATGTCCAAAACCATCCATTCGTTCATTTGTTCATGGATTGCTGACTGAGTCCTTCTGCGAGGTAATATAGGCACGAtcaaaagagaagaaagagaaaaggaagaaaaccAAGGCCGAAAAAGAGCATGAAAGGAAGATGTTCCCCCTTCTGCACGACATCGCACGCCACCTCTTCCACTACCAGGAAACGATCGAAGTCGCCGAGCATACACTGCAAGTGATGGCCAAGGAACTGATCCACTGGCGGCACGAAGACGAAGGCAACATCCGCGCCAACATCGGGACCTGGTTGGATGCACGTCGACGGATCATGCACGAGGAAAAGAGGGCACACTCACTCAAGACGCGATCGAAGTCTCTGAACGATAGGCACCAGAACGAGATCAACCTGGTGCGTACACTAGCTCCGCCTCAGAGGCAGACTTGAGAATCGGCTAACACAGACAGGCATTCAACCTGGTATCGCAAGACTTCGGACGAGACGCGCGATCCGACAGCAACATGATGACGACGGTCGCGTTTGTGAGTATGGTGTATCTGCCTGGGACGTTTGTGTCTGTAAGTGTGCTCATCACGTGCGGATATCTGCTCAAGTGCTGACAATATAACACAGGGCCTGTTCGGAACCaacttcttcagcttccagGCCGACCCCGGTAATACTTGGCTCACGGCCGATGAGTTCTGGATGTACTGGGCTGTTACGATCCCCCTGACACTGCTGACTCTGGGGATTTGGGGAGTTTGGCACTGGTGGGATACGTATGTTGGCTGGGCGCAGAAGATGCGCCAAAAGAGGGCGGAAAGCACCAAGTCGGACGATCACGATGCGACGGCCGACATTAAAATGGAAAATTTCAGCTTGCGACAGCGTATACTTACAGCCACGAGGTTGAACGAGATTCAGCGGAAAGAGACGGTGTGAGTGGCGTGGAGGATATATAACAGGGGTTCAAAGGGAAAGGATGTGAATGGATATTGATGACTATATATGAGTAATGAAAACGTAATGACGCTATGCAATCAATAAGTTACAATCCAGGGCCGTATATTCATGTACGTAGACCGGATACCAAACGAAACTCCAATATGCTGCTGAAATCATAACGATGGCCGCATGGGTATCATGAAATGGCTGTACCCTCAGGGGGTTTCGGCTTTGATGGGAGTGCTGTTCCCCGAAGGCTGGTCTGGATCCAAGAAGAAAGCGCATGTTTCCGGAGGGAGGGTGACGTCCCGCTGCCGTGCAATGTTCTGGATATTGCGCAGCAGGGTGTTAGGACTTTCCCACTGACGCGAAAACGCGGCGGCCGCCGCCGTGAGTGAAATGAATGCATCACGGTTAGCCGGGTCATCCACGTTGTCAAGTAGAGCAAACAGGGCAGCCATAATACAGTGCACGGTGGCCCCCGGCATGCGATCGGATCCCCAATATGCGCGATGGACAAGCGTCAAATGGGCAATATTGCGAGCCGACGAAAGACTTGTGGCCCAGGCACGTGCAGGAGCCATGAGTGCGTCACGGACAGTGGGGCTCAAAGCTGATGGATTCGGCAGGTATAAGGGACGAGCTCTTAGAAATCCGTAGACTACAGTCAAGATAGCGTGGTTGTACATGCTAGCGGAGTTAGCGAATTGTTCTGGCCCCATCAGAATAAAATGACTTACTGCAAAGAGAGAACATGAGGGAGATCGGCAATGCTTTCTTTTAGGCACTCCGGTAGTCGGTCAGCCCACTCGTTTAAATCCCGTAGTGCGTCAAGTTCCCCATTTGTTATATCGAGACGCTCCGAAGATGGTTTGTTTTGGGAGAACAGAAATCTTCCGAGCTTATAGGCGATTCGGCTTAAATTACATACCGCCGTGAATAGGCAGGATGTGTGTGACTCCACACCAGCTGATTTGTTTGGATATGAATACCACATATCGTGGTCGCATTGGTTGCTGGCAGAGGGAGAATGGGCGGGTGGTCCAACGATAGGGCGTTTCCTCGCAAATAGAGCGTGAACCCTGACGAATTAGTCTGTGCCTAACCGTAATAGTACGAAAGGGTCTGAACTTACATGGCGAGGTTGAACAATCCCCAGTTAGTGTTGTTAACAATCGTGGGCAGGGCGGTTGCATCCCGGTCGGCCTCTGGTGGGAGATTACAGGACACTTGGGATAGCTCGCGGAGTGAATATGCAAGCTGCGCACCCTTAATCCACGCCTGCCGGTCACGGCCGGTTATAGATGCGCTAGAACGATCAGCTTACGAGGTGTTGACCTGGGAAATATCTCTTACCACATCCATAATACTCCTAAGCCCTGGACCGTCGGCAAGCTGATGCGGCCCTCTTCCTTATCAAGTAGTCGTTTGGCCTCCTCGTAAAACTCGATGCGTTTGGCGGTTAGGTCGTCTGGGAGCCCGGACGCAGAGTACTCCGAGTAAGCCTACCAAGACCGTGAGTTCCCAAACCAAAAAACATAATCATTCAATATAACGTACACATGCGTCGGAAAGTATCATGTTCACCAAGAACGGGGAGCAGTATGATGCTGACAGCGATCCAGACTTCATGTCCTGGGTGAAGAGATCGCGGTCAATGAAGTTGCAAAACGGGTGAACCCAGGTAAACCATAAAAATATCAATCGGGACACGAGGTCATCGTCGGCGACGATTGAGGTCCAAGGCTGCGCGGGGACGGACAATCGTGGGGTATCGTGGGATCCATTAGGAGCAGTATCAAGGATGCGACGCTTGCGCAGCGGCTCGGAAGACTGGCGCTGTTCGATTTCCCTGCACACTTCCAATAACTCCGGAGTCTGCGTACGTTTCGATCGTGGCAATTGGTGTTCGATATAGAAACGGATCTCGGATGGTGAGGCATGGCTGCGGATGAGGTTCAAAAGGGGAATCGTGCAACGATTATTGCCTTCCCGGAAAAACTCGAGCAGGCGACCCAGCAAatcctcctggtcctccaaCTTATCAATCTTGCGTTTCAAGACTCCCCGTCGGCGTCTATCGGCGGTTTCGTCGAGGGTACATTCGATGCCGCTTTTAAGGCAGTTAGCGCAGGGAGGCGCTCCGGTACACTATCGACAACACAATATTAGCGCATTACTTCAAAGCCTAAGCAACCCGACGGAAAGTCGGAGCTCATGTACCTTGAGCTTGCGAGCTTTGCAAGCGGAACATGCGGTGCCAACGTTCTTTCTGCGTTTCTGTGCGTCACTTGCGGCGGAGTCGGGGGCCGCGGAGGGCAGGCGACGGGACTTGGAGCTGGCGGTCATTCTGGTTCACTCCATCCTTGGGCAGAAGAGGGCGAGTGGGCGATACAATAAACCGGAGATTCGGCGCGAAGGCAAAAGCAACCCTTGCGAGATCCCGAGGGCCTGTATTCCAGAAGAATGCCCGGAGCCCAACTCAAAGCTGAATGCGACCGATCACGCTGCTGGATGTGACCAATCGACAGACGTGTCTGGCTGTCAGGATGTACTTGCGACGGGCCCAGTACACTCAGCTTGTCGTGAGTCAAGGGGGAACTGACGTGTCTTTTCCTTGCGATCGCAGTGAGAAATTTGGCTCCAGTTCTCCTGATTGCCGTcgtgcctgaggctgcgaggCTGCGATTGGTCTGCCCGCCGGAACTGATTTCCATTCTATTTCTCTcccaccatcttcttccttccatCCGTCTATCACAGGCTCACTCACGGGCCTTATTTATCCTTCGTCGAATTCTGATTCATTGCCCCGTTTACTCCGCGCCAATAGCACTGCCAGCACCGTCAATAGTCGTCGATCTGCACTCTTCGCATTCCACCGAGTCTGGAAGATCTGATCATTGATAAACACTGCGCCCCCAAGGGCTGCTGCTTGAAATTCGTACGACTAATtggaataaaaaaaaattgcaAATCTCGCTCAATAATTACTCTGTACATGCTTCGGTCACATTCTGAAACGTGACGGAATTctatattaatcttaatacttCCCAACTGCCTTCTCCGCGACTTGCTCCGGCGACCCTGATGACATTGACCCATTCGGCGGCATAACGCCAAGGTCCAACTGGCTAGCCTCGTCATCTGCTCGCCAGAAGTCCTTCTTTCCGTGAGCTGCACGAATAAGCCATGGCGGGAAGAACCCTCCAGGAATCTTCCAGGTCCACGCCTCATGGTCGTCCTCGCGGTTCGGTGGAACAATCCGCCCTCTTGTGCACTTAGCGATAACCCAGACACCGCCGTTGATCAGGATATAGCTGAT
This sequence is a window from Aspergillus puulaauensis MK2 DNA, chromosome 6, nearly complete sequence. Protein-coding genes within it:
- a CDS encoding uncharacterized protein (COG:S;~EggNog:ENOG410PMYD;~TransMembrane:2 (i312-334o354-378i);~antiSMASH:Cluster_6.5), whose amino-acid sequence is MDRAVERTPPWVQIYQDVGDIDAWTNCGSETSIVEKEKSANFIIFVRSDIDDQDKSFKLRFQEEFRPVLDADINGSFDCHYGCSQSRVWPEVSWSCFKVKEVKTAADYSWKQPTIHVQWNAETGRQIIHIFGFKPDQQDVFMNKLPTAAERRCNPFSLHAAFARIILEQYNDAFWLLRDLVRNHEKARSKEKKEKRKKTKAEKEHERKMFPLLHDIARHLFHYQETIEVAEHTLQVMAKELIHWRHEDEGNIRANIGTWLDARRRIMHEEKRAHSLKTRSKSLNDRHQNEINLAFNLVSQDFGRDARSDSNMMTTVAFVSMVYLPGTFVSGLFGTNFFSFQADPGNTWLTADEFWMYWAVTIPLTLLTLGIWGVWHWWDTYVGWAQKMRQKRAESTKSDDHDATADIKMENFSLRQRILTATRLNEIQRKETV
- a CDS encoding uncharacterized protein (COG:S;~EggNog:ENOG410Q2BG;~SECRETED:SignalP(1-16);~antiSMASH:Cluster_6.5) — its product is MRAVLLTLAFTALAAAADDATTTVGYFGGGEWENTDDDDSLPLIPSYTSIAASVVDVNAVETVLAISCLEGAATKSCSINDPWTMTQGISSFSWYAEYTAFDWEPPVTATLDYNCAYQNYTLSATCTYSMSYSGSADGAETSTSYSTETSWESVPTYAALEVTGGVEKFNEPEATETPEGGAGFAGPLQAMVTAAPVLAAGLLGML
- a CDS encoding putative C6 transcription factor (COG:K;~EggNog:ENOG410Q1WU;~InterPro:IPR036864,IPR007219,IPR001138;~PFAM:PF00172;~antiSMASH:Cluster_6.5;~go_function: GO:0000981 - DNA-binding transcription factor activity, RNA polymerase II-specific [Evidence IEA];~go_function: GO:0003677 - DNA binding [Evidence IEA];~go_function: GO:0008270 - zinc ion binding [Evidence IEA];~go_process: GO:0006351 - transcription, DNA-templated [Evidence IEA];~go_process: GO:0006355 - regulation of transcription, DNA-templated [Evidence IEA]), with protein sequence MTASSKSRRLPSAAPDSAASDAQKRRKNVGTACSACKARKLKCTGAPPCANCLKSGIECTLDETADRRRRGVLKRKIDKLEDQEDLLGRLLEFFREGNNRCTIPLLNLIRSHASPSEIRFYIEHQLPRSKRTQTPELLEVCREIEQRQSSEPLRKRRILDTAPNGSHDTPRLSVPAQPWTSIVADDDLVSRLIFLWFTWVHPFCNFIDRDLFTQDMKSGSLSASYCSPFLVNMILSDACAYSEYSASGLPDDLTAKRIEFYEEAKRLLDKEEGRISLPTVQGLGVLWMCASITGRDRQAWIKGAQLAYSLRELSQVSCNLPPEADRDATALPTIVNNTNWGLFNLAMVHALFARKRPIVGPPAHSPSASNQCDHDMWYSYPNKSAGVESHTSCLFTAVCNLSRIAYKLGRFLFSQNKPSSERLDITNGELDALRDLNEWADRLPECLKESIADLPHVLSLHMYNHAILTVVYGFLRARPLYLPNPSALSPTVRDALMAPARAWATSLSSARNIAHLTLVHRAYWGSDRMPGATVHCIMAALFALLDNVDDPANRDAFISLTAAAAAFSRQWESPNTLLRNIQNIARQRDVTLPPETCAFFLDPDQPSGNSTPIKAETP
- a CDS encoding uncharacterized protein (COG:I;~EggNog:ENOG410PGIY;~InterPro:IPR025110;~PFAM:PF13193;~antiSMASH:Cluster_6.5), translating into MHGQHLLGNSLSPSNRMGCRSHALALVFPRVVSCKQDALRVGIERDSGPEAKITLGVDIPFILKCQVSPREIEEVVRSHKAVNDAAAVALELEDGNELPTAFVVLENGVIADLSRLLDDIGTFVEKHVNPYKKLRGGVHVVDEIPKNAMGKVQRLRQKTAQTKL
- a CDS encoding uncharacterized protein (COG:S;~EggNog:ENOG410PJ7E;~InterPro:IPR000073,IPR029058;~PFAM:PF12697;~antiSMASH:Cluster_6.5), which gives rise to MVSSVFHVTEHSVNAQHIREHPAATAGRQEDVLQLAVKQYVPRSNPSPKPGDLSIIGAHANGFPKELYEPLWEEISHRLNAKGIAIRGIWIADVAHQGQSGVVNETKLGNDPSALDHARDLLLMINEFREQLPRPIVGIGHSVGAVQLIALSMLHPRLLQSLGLIEPPMAPIAISQGALATIKASTFRRDLWPSREAARAAMMQNPFYRRWDPRVFDRWIKHGLRDTPTPLHTQPGAVTLTTTKSQEVLTYLRPFYEIQRDKLAYPDLDPSRLAPDSVGYNPGVDFVCQSLPALRPTALYIIGGASHLGTSELQELRLERTGTGVGGNGGARTGGVGHVTIPNGGHLLPMEMVELTAMAAVEWLGQQVPSMLQMDEQFEKRWDSLTGVEKSTLDGRWYKMARSIAAKSKAPKL